A region from the Salvia splendens isolate huo1 chromosome 15, SspV2, whole genome shotgun sequence genome encodes:
- the LOC121768007 gene encoding paired amphipathic helix protein Sin3-like 2 isoform X1, producing MKRLRDEVYMNNPQFKRPFGSPSSRGESHGQSQAPGGGGNASVAGGSGTGGGGVGGGGRGGVSSNGGGAGVSTSGAGVAAASTQKLTTNDALSYLKQVKDMFQDQREKYDRFLDVMKDFKAQRIDTAGVIGRVKELFKGHPNLILGFNTFLPKGYEITLTEEEEAPPKRTVEFEEAISFVNKIKKRFQNDDHVYKSFLDILNMYRKEHKGITEVYQEVATLFDDHADLLDEFTRFLPDTSSTAPASHASFGRHPFNRYEERSSALPAMRQSHIDKQRQRRDRVIDPNGDRDLSVERPETDDDKTVMKLHKEKKHSDRENRDRRNRDQDDRDPDNENNGDISMQRHSDKRKSARKVEDSGGNSTLAPYDDKDAVKSMYSHEFNFCEKVKERLRSADDYQAFLKCLHIYSTEIITRKELQSLVADLLGKYPDLMEGFKEFLERCERIGNGFLAGVMGKKTLWNEGNSSKSARIEEKEKEPKREVEGGKEKDRYNLKYWGKSIQELDLSDCQRCTPSYRLLPEDYPIATASQRSELGAQVLNDHWVSVTSGSEDYSFKHMRRNQYEESLFRCEDDRFELDMLLESVSSTAKRVEELVNSMNNNSNGSDGPTRIEDHHFTALNLRCIERLYGDHGLDVTDILRKNQSLALPVILTRLKQKQEEWTKCRSDFNKVWAEIYSKNHYKSLDHRSFYFKQQDSKNLSTKSLVAEIKETKEKRQKEDDVLLSIAAGSRHAIIPDMEFKYIDSEVHEDVFRIIKYSCEEVCSTKDQLNKVLRFWKTFLEPILGVQSWLRDSETDDDHGATKCQILKGSTTGVVESEGSPNGNAVTTILKPPKSNCNGTSSSSPEQANVCQTDLMNVGVLPKEGVTMSSGERLTNCEIAGTSAPDVNPGRSANSSKVINGPIEEGSEGKPKTDNMFSSEGGETLRLNQSTTGEFAEGSKLASYNVDHADPCKIEKEEGELSPTGDFEDNFGAYPDASLQTLPEKNHGNVGMQGQTASHDEICVDTAGENDVDADDEDSENISEAAEDVSGSESAADGCSREEHEEEDDAEHDDVDGKVESEDEAENTSEAQYHGGDGATVPQSERFLQTCKPLSKHVASPSVGDEKKDRHVFYGNDTFYVLFRLHQTLYERILSAKVNSVSRESKWRTTKEASSDPYGSHVYFRFMRALFSLLDGSSDNAKFEDDCRSLIGNQSYVLFTLDKLIYKLVKQLQTVATDENDLKLLQLYEYEKARKPEKYVDSVYYENVHVVLHEENIYRLEFTSNSTHLSIQLMDDGCEKSEVVAVSVDPNFATYLHNDYLSVHHGKKESSAIMLKRNVRKYSNLDESTAFCRATENVLIMNGLECKMAATSSKISYVLDTEDFFIRLGRRRERMKELQSQKAQARVEQFRQFLTSSVS from the exons ATGAAACGGTTGAGAGATGAGGTGTATATGAATAATCCTCAGTTTAAGCGGCCATTCGGTTCGCCGTCGTCTCGCGGGGAATC GCATGGGCAATCACAAGCTCCTGGTGGCGGTGGTAATGCTTCTGTAGCTGGTGGCAGTGGGACCGGCGGTGGTGGAgttggaggaggaggaagaggtggTGTTAGTAGTAATGGTGGTGGGGCTGGGGTTAGTACCAGTGGTGCTGGTGTTGCTGCTGCTAGCACACAAAAACTAACTACGAATGACGCCTTGAGTTATCTTAAGCAAGTTAAGGATATGTTCCAAGATCAAAGGGAAAAGTATGATAGGTTCCTCGACGTCATGAAAGATTTCAAGGCTCAAAG AATTGATACTGCTGGCGTCATTGGGAGGGTGAAGGAATTGTTTAAAGGACACCCTAATTTAATCCTTGGATTTAATACATTCTTGCCTAAGGGCTATGAAATTACCCTCACTGAAGAAGAGGAGGCTCCACCAAAAAGGACAGTTGAGTTTGAAGAGGCGATCAGTTTTGTGAATAAAATTAAG AAACGTTTTCAAAATGATGATCATGTTTATAAATCTTTCCTAGACATCTTGAATATGTACCGGAAGGAACACAAGGGGATAACTGAGGTCTACCAAGAG GTTGCAACGCTTTTTGATGATCATGCCGATCTTCTCGACGAGTTTACCAGATTTCTCCCTGATACTTCATCTACTGCTCCGGCATCTCATGCTTCTTTTGGTAGACATCCTTTCAATCGGTATGAGGAGAGGAGTTCTGCCTTGCCTGCAATGCGTCAGTCGCACATAGACAAG CAGCGGCAACGGAGGGACAGGGTTATTGACCCTAATGGAGACAGAGATCTTAGTGTTGAGCGTCCAGAAACAGATGATGATAAAACAGTTATGAAGTTGCACAAGGAGAAGAAGCACAGTGACAGGGAAAACAGGGACAGGAGAAATCGTGATCAGGATGATAGAGATCCTGACAATGAGAACAATGGTGATATAAGCATGCAACGACATTCTGACAAAAGGAAGTCTGCTCGAAAAGTCGAAGACTCTGGTGGGAATTCGACGTTGGCACCATATGATGATAAAGATGCAGTAAAAA GTATGTACAGCCATGAATTCAATTTCTGTGAAAAGGTCAAAGAGAGGTTGCGCAGTGCAGATGACTACCAGGCATTCTTAAAATGCCTTCACATTTACAGTACAGAAATCATTACTAGAAAGGAATTACAGAGCTTG GTTGCTGATTTACTTGGAAAATATCCAGATCTTATGGAGGGATTCAAGGAATTTTTGGAGCGCTGTGAGCGGATCGGTA ATGGATTTCTGGCTGGTGTAATGGGCAAAA AAACATTATGGAATGAAGGAAATTCCTCAAAATCTGCAAGGATAGAAGAAAAGGAGAAAGAACCAAAGCGTGAAGTGGAGGGAGGGAAAGAGAAGGATAGGTACAATTTAAAATACTGGGGAAAGTCCATTCAGGAGCTCGACCTTTCCGATTGTCAGCGTTGCACTCCCAGTTATCGGCTCCTTCCTGAAGAC TATCCAATAGCCACAGCTAGCCAGAGGTCAGAGCTTGGTGCTCAGGTTCTAAATGATCACTGGGTGTCTGTGACATCTGGTAGTGAGGATTACTCATTTAAACACATGCGAAGAAACCAGTATGAAGAAAGTCTATTTAGATGTGAAGATGACAG GTTTGAGCTGGACATGTTATTGGAGTCTGTCAGTTCAACTGCCAAGCGAGTAGAGGAACTTGTGAACAGTATgaataataattcaaatggTTCTGATGGTCCTACACGAATAGAGGACCACCATTTTACAG CTCTCAATTTAAGATGCATTGAACGCCTATATGGTGACCATGGTCTTGATGTGACGGACATTTTGCGTAAAAATCAATCTTTGGCTTTGCCTGTTATCCTCACACGTCTGAAGCAGAAGCAAGAGGAATGGACTAAATGTCGATCTGATTTCAACAAAGTTTGGGCTGAAATATATTCTAAGAACCACTACAAGTCTCTTGATCACCGGAGCTTCTATTTCAAGCAACAAGATTCTAAGAACTTGAGCACAAAAT CCTTAGTGGCAGAAATCAAAGAAACCAAGGAGAAACGGCAAAAGGAGGATGATGTACTACTTAGTATTGCTGCTGGGAGCAGGCATGCTATCATTCCAGACATGGAATTTAAATACATTGATTCTGAAGTTCATGAAGACGTCTTTAGGATTATCAAATACTCATGTGAGGAGGTCTGTTCAACAAAAGACCAGTTGAATAAAGTGTTGAGGTTCTGGAAAACTTTTCTTGAGCCAATACTCGGTGTTCAGTCCTGGCTGCGTGACTCGGAAACTGATGATGATCATGGTGCCACTAAATGTCAAATACTGAAAGGAAGCACAACTGGCGTAGTTGAAAGTGAAGGCAGTCCTAATGGGAATGCTGTAACCACGATATTGAAGCCACCAAAATCGAACTGCAATGGTACCTCCAGTAGTTCACCTGAACAAGCAAATGTCTGCCAGACTGATttgatgaatgtgggtgtgttgCCCAAGGAAGGAGTAACTATGTCATCTGGTGAAAGATTAACAAATTGTGAGATCGCTGGTACTTCAGCCCCTGACGTTAACCCTG GACGTAGTGCAAATTCGTCAAAAGTGATTAATGGTCCAATCGAGGAAGGCAGCGAAGGGAAACCTAAAACAGACAATATGTTTTCCTCAGAG GGCGGGGAGACATTGAGATTAAATCAATCAACGACTGGAGAGTTTGCAGAAGGCTCTAAACTTGCTTCATATAACGTTGATCATGCGGATCCTTGTAAAATCGAAAAAGAAGAGGGCGAATTGTCTCCTACTGGAGATTTTGAAGATAATTTTGGTGCATATCCAGATGCTAGCTTGCAAACCTTGCCTGAGAAAAATCATGGGAATGTTGGGATGCAGGGTCAAACAGCTAGTCATGATGAGATATGTGTAGATACTGCTGGTGAAAATGATGTAGATGCTGATGATGAAGACAGTGAAAATATTTCTGAGGCTGCAGAAGATGTTTCAGGCAGTGAGTCCGCTGCTGATGGATGTTCAAGGGAAGAACATGAGGAAGAGGATGATGCAGAgcatgatgatgttgatggtaAAGTTGAGAGTGAAGATGAGGCTGAAAATACTAGTGAAGCTCAATATCATGGTGGCGATGGTGCAACGGTCCCACAGTCTGAACGATTTTTGCAGACCTGCAAGCCTCTGTCAAAGCATGTGGCTTCCCCGTCAGTAGGTGATGAAAAGAAGGATCGACATGTTTTCTATGGCAATGACACATTTTATGTGCTCTTCAGGTTGCATCAG ACACTGTATGAAAGAATATTATCCGCCAAGGTGAATTCTGTATCTCGTGAATCAAAATGGAGAACCACAAAGGAAGCTAGTTCTGATCCTTATGGGAG TCATGTTTACTTCAGGTTTATGAGGGCTTTATTTAGTTTACTTGACGGATCTTCTGATAATGCCAAATTTGAAGACGATTGTCGATCTTTGATTGGAAACCAGTCATATGTGCTTTTCACACTGGATAAGTTGATTTATAAGTTGGTGAAGCAG CTCCAAACTGTTGCAACTGATGAGAACGACCTGAAGCTGCTTCAGTTGTATGAATATGAGAAGGCAAGGAAGCCCGAGAAGTATGTTGATTCAGTTTATTATGAAAACGTCCATGTTGTTCTGCACGAAGAGAATATATACCGGCTTGAATTT ACATCTAATTCTACCCACTTATCCATCCAATTGATGGATGATGGATGCGAGAAGTCTGAAGTTGTTGCAGTTTCGGTAGATCCTAACTTTGCAACCTATCTACATAATGATTATCTTTCAGTTCATCATGGAAAAAAGGAGTCATCAGCAATTATGCTGAAAAG GAATGTGCGCAAGTATAGTAATTTGGATGAATCTACAGCTTTCTGCAGGGCAACAGAAAATGTCTTGATCATGAACGGCTTGGAATGTAAGATGGCCGCCACCTCATCAAAG ATCTCATACGTCCTCGACACAGAGGACTTTTTTATTCGCCTGGGAAGGAGAAGGGAGAGAATGAAAGAACTACAATCGCAGAAAGCCCAGGCAAGGGTAGAACAGTTTCGCCAGTTTCTGACGTCTTCTGTGAGTTAG
- the LOC121768007 gene encoding paired amphipathic helix protein Sin3-like 2 isoform X7, whose translation MKRLRDEVYMNNPQFKRPFGSPSSRGESHGQSQAPGGGGNASVAGGSGTGGGGVGGGGRGGVSSNGGGAGVSTSGAGVAAASTQKLTTNDALSYLKQVKDMFQDQREKYDRFLDVMKDFKAQRIDTAGVIGRVKELFKGHPNLILGFNTFLPKGYEITLTEEEEAPPKRTVEFEEAISFVNKIKKRFQNDDHVYKSFLDILNMYRKEHKGITEVYQEVATLFDDHADLLDEFTRFLPDTSSTAPASHASFGRHPFNRYEERSSALPAMRQSHIDKRQRRDRVIDPNGDRDLSVERPETDDDKTVMKLHKEKKHSDRENRDRRNRDQDDRDPDNENNGDISMQRHSDKRKSARKVEDSGGNSTLAPYDDKDAVKSMYSHEFNFCEKVKERLRSADDYQAFLKCLHIYSTEIITRKELQSLVADLLGKYPDLMEGFKEFLERCERIDGFLAGVMGKKTLWNEGNSSKSARIEEKEKEPKREVEGGKEKDRYNLKYWGKSIQELDLSDCQRCTPSYRLLPEDYPIATASQRSELGAQVLNDHWVSVTSGSEDYSFKHMRRNQYEESLFRCEDDRFELDMLLESVSSTAKRVEELVNSMNNNSNGSDGPTRIEDHHFTALNLRCIERLYGDHGLDVTDILRKNQSLALPVILTRLKQKQEEWTKCRSDFNKVWAEIYSKNHYKSLDHRSFYFKQQDSKNLSTKSLVAEIKETKEKRQKEDDVLLSIAAGSRHAIIPDMEFKYIDSEVHEDVFRIIKYSCEEVCSTKDQLNKVLRFWKTFLEPILGVQSWLRDSETDDDHGATKCQILKGSTTGVVESEGSPNGNAVTTILKPPKSNCNGTSSSSPEQANVCQTDLMNVGVLPKEGVTMSSGERLTNCEIAGTSAPDVNPGRSANSSKVINGPIEEGSEGKPKTDNMFSSEGGETLRLNQSTTGEFAEGSKLASYNVDHADPCKIEKEEGELSPTGDFEDNFGAYPDASLQTLPEKNHGNVGMQGQTASHDEICVDTAGENDVDADDEDSENISEAAEDVSGSESAADGCSREEHEEEDDAEHDDVDGKVESEDEAENTSEAQYHGGDGATVPQSERFLQTCKPLSKHVASPSVGDEKKDRHVFYGNDTFYVLFRLHQTLYERILSAKVNSVSRESKWRTTKEASSDPYGRFMRALFSLLDGSSDNAKFEDDCRSLIGNQSYVLFTLDKLIYKLVKQLQTVATDENDLKLLQLYEYEKARKPEKYVDSVYYENVHVVLHEENIYRLEFTSNSTHLSIQLMDDGCEKSEVVAVSVDPNFATYLHNDYLSVHHGKKESSAIMLKRNVRKYSNLDESTAFCRATENVLIMNGLECKMAATSSKISYVLDTEDFFIRLGRRRERMKELQSQKAQARVEQFRQFLTSSVS comes from the exons ATGAAACGGTTGAGAGATGAGGTGTATATGAATAATCCTCAGTTTAAGCGGCCATTCGGTTCGCCGTCGTCTCGCGGGGAATC GCATGGGCAATCACAAGCTCCTGGTGGCGGTGGTAATGCTTCTGTAGCTGGTGGCAGTGGGACCGGCGGTGGTGGAgttggaggaggaggaagaggtggTGTTAGTAGTAATGGTGGTGGGGCTGGGGTTAGTACCAGTGGTGCTGGTGTTGCTGCTGCTAGCACACAAAAACTAACTACGAATGACGCCTTGAGTTATCTTAAGCAAGTTAAGGATATGTTCCAAGATCAAAGGGAAAAGTATGATAGGTTCCTCGACGTCATGAAAGATTTCAAGGCTCAAAG AATTGATACTGCTGGCGTCATTGGGAGGGTGAAGGAATTGTTTAAAGGACACCCTAATTTAATCCTTGGATTTAATACATTCTTGCCTAAGGGCTATGAAATTACCCTCACTGAAGAAGAGGAGGCTCCACCAAAAAGGACAGTTGAGTTTGAAGAGGCGATCAGTTTTGTGAATAAAATTAAG AAACGTTTTCAAAATGATGATCATGTTTATAAATCTTTCCTAGACATCTTGAATATGTACCGGAAGGAACACAAGGGGATAACTGAGGTCTACCAAGAG GTTGCAACGCTTTTTGATGATCATGCCGATCTTCTCGACGAGTTTACCAGATTTCTCCCTGATACTTCATCTACTGCTCCGGCATCTCATGCTTCTTTTGGTAGACATCCTTTCAATCGGTATGAGGAGAGGAGTTCTGCCTTGCCTGCAATGCGTCAGTCGCACATAGACAAG CGGCAACGGAGGGACAGGGTTATTGACCCTAATGGAGACAGAGATCTTAGTGTTGAGCGTCCAGAAACAGATGATGATAAAACAGTTATGAAGTTGCACAAGGAGAAGAAGCACAGTGACAGGGAAAACAGGGACAGGAGAAATCGTGATCAGGATGATAGAGATCCTGACAATGAGAACAATGGTGATATAAGCATGCAACGACATTCTGACAAAAGGAAGTCTGCTCGAAAAGTCGAAGACTCTGGTGGGAATTCGACGTTGGCACCATATGATGATAAAGATGCAGTAAAAA GTATGTACAGCCATGAATTCAATTTCTGTGAAAAGGTCAAAGAGAGGTTGCGCAGTGCAGATGACTACCAGGCATTCTTAAAATGCCTTCACATTTACAGTACAGAAATCATTACTAGAAAGGAATTACAGAGCTTG GTTGCTGATTTACTTGGAAAATATCCAGATCTTATGGAGGGATTCAAGGAATTTTTGGAGCGCTGTGAGCGGATCG ATGGATTTCTGGCTGGTGTAATGGGCAAAA AAACATTATGGAATGAAGGAAATTCCTCAAAATCTGCAAGGATAGAAGAAAAGGAGAAAGAACCAAAGCGTGAAGTGGAGGGAGGGAAAGAGAAGGATAGGTACAATTTAAAATACTGGGGAAAGTCCATTCAGGAGCTCGACCTTTCCGATTGTCAGCGTTGCACTCCCAGTTATCGGCTCCTTCCTGAAGAC TATCCAATAGCCACAGCTAGCCAGAGGTCAGAGCTTGGTGCTCAGGTTCTAAATGATCACTGGGTGTCTGTGACATCTGGTAGTGAGGATTACTCATTTAAACACATGCGAAGAAACCAGTATGAAGAAAGTCTATTTAGATGTGAAGATGACAG GTTTGAGCTGGACATGTTATTGGAGTCTGTCAGTTCAACTGCCAAGCGAGTAGAGGAACTTGTGAACAGTATgaataataattcaaatggTTCTGATGGTCCTACACGAATAGAGGACCACCATTTTACAG CTCTCAATTTAAGATGCATTGAACGCCTATATGGTGACCATGGTCTTGATGTGACGGACATTTTGCGTAAAAATCAATCTTTGGCTTTGCCTGTTATCCTCACACGTCTGAAGCAGAAGCAAGAGGAATGGACTAAATGTCGATCTGATTTCAACAAAGTTTGGGCTGAAATATATTCTAAGAACCACTACAAGTCTCTTGATCACCGGAGCTTCTATTTCAAGCAACAAGATTCTAAGAACTTGAGCACAAAAT CCTTAGTGGCAGAAATCAAAGAAACCAAGGAGAAACGGCAAAAGGAGGATGATGTACTACTTAGTATTGCTGCTGGGAGCAGGCATGCTATCATTCCAGACATGGAATTTAAATACATTGATTCTGAAGTTCATGAAGACGTCTTTAGGATTATCAAATACTCATGTGAGGAGGTCTGTTCAACAAAAGACCAGTTGAATAAAGTGTTGAGGTTCTGGAAAACTTTTCTTGAGCCAATACTCGGTGTTCAGTCCTGGCTGCGTGACTCGGAAACTGATGATGATCATGGTGCCACTAAATGTCAAATACTGAAAGGAAGCACAACTGGCGTAGTTGAAAGTGAAGGCAGTCCTAATGGGAATGCTGTAACCACGATATTGAAGCCACCAAAATCGAACTGCAATGGTACCTCCAGTAGTTCACCTGAACAAGCAAATGTCTGCCAGACTGATttgatgaatgtgggtgtgttgCCCAAGGAAGGAGTAACTATGTCATCTGGTGAAAGATTAACAAATTGTGAGATCGCTGGTACTTCAGCCCCTGACGTTAACCCTG GACGTAGTGCAAATTCGTCAAAAGTGATTAATGGTCCAATCGAGGAAGGCAGCGAAGGGAAACCTAAAACAGACAATATGTTTTCCTCAGAG GGCGGGGAGACATTGAGATTAAATCAATCAACGACTGGAGAGTTTGCAGAAGGCTCTAAACTTGCTTCATATAACGTTGATCATGCGGATCCTTGTAAAATCGAAAAAGAAGAGGGCGAATTGTCTCCTACTGGAGATTTTGAAGATAATTTTGGTGCATATCCAGATGCTAGCTTGCAAACCTTGCCTGAGAAAAATCATGGGAATGTTGGGATGCAGGGTCAAACAGCTAGTCATGATGAGATATGTGTAGATACTGCTGGTGAAAATGATGTAGATGCTGATGATGAAGACAGTGAAAATATTTCTGAGGCTGCAGAAGATGTTTCAGGCAGTGAGTCCGCTGCTGATGGATGTTCAAGGGAAGAACATGAGGAAGAGGATGATGCAGAgcatgatgatgttgatggtaAAGTTGAGAGTGAAGATGAGGCTGAAAATACTAGTGAAGCTCAATATCATGGTGGCGATGGTGCAACGGTCCCACAGTCTGAACGATTTTTGCAGACCTGCAAGCCTCTGTCAAAGCATGTGGCTTCCCCGTCAGTAGGTGATGAAAAGAAGGATCGACATGTTTTCTATGGCAATGACACATTTTATGTGCTCTTCAGGTTGCATCAG ACACTGTATGAAAGAATATTATCCGCCAAGGTGAATTCTGTATCTCGTGAATCAAAATGGAGAACCACAAAGGAAGCTAGTTCTGATCCTTATGGGAG GTTTATGAGGGCTTTATTTAGTTTACTTGACGGATCTTCTGATAATGCCAAATTTGAAGACGATTGTCGATCTTTGATTGGAAACCAGTCATATGTGCTTTTCACACTGGATAAGTTGATTTATAAGTTGGTGAAGCAG CTCCAAACTGTTGCAACTGATGAGAACGACCTGAAGCTGCTTCAGTTGTATGAATATGAGAAGGCAAGGAAGCCCGAGAAGTATGTTGATTCAGTTTATTATGAAAACGTCCATGTTGTTCTGCACGAAGAGAATATATACCGGCTTGAATTT ACATCTAATTCTACCCACTTATCCATCCAATTGATGGATGATGGATGCGAGAAGTCTGAAGTTGTTGCAGTTTCGGTAGATCCTAACTTTGCAACCTATCTACATAATGATTATCTTTCAGTTCATCATGGAAAAAAGGAGTCATCAGCAATTATGCTGAAAAG GAATGTGCGCAAGTATAGTAATTTGGATGAATCTACAGCTTTCTGCAGGGCAACAGAAAATGTCTTGATCATGAACGGCTTGGAATGTAAGATGGCCGCCACCTCATCAAAG ATCTCATACGTCCTCGACACAGAGGACTTTTTTATTCGCCTGGGAAGGAGAAGGGAGAGAATGAAAGAACTACAATCGCAGAAAGCCCAGGCAAGGGTAGAACAGTTTCGCCAGTTTCTGACGTCTTCTGTGAGTTAG